One segment of Meriones unguiculatus strain TT.TT164.6M chromosome X, Bangor_MerUng_6.1, whole genome shotgun sequence DNA contains the following:
- the Msl3 gene encoding male-specific lethal 3 homolog isoform X3: MDERTITIDIPEVLKKQLEDDCYYINRRKRLVKLPCQTNIITILESYVKHFAINAAFAANERPRHHHAMMHAHMNVHYVPAEKNVDLCKEMVDGLRITFDYTLPLVLLYPYEQAQYKKVTSSKFFLPIKESSTTTNRSQEELSPSPPLLNPSTPQSTESQPQAGEPATPKRRKAEPEALQSLRRSTRHSANCDRLSESSSSPQPKRRQQDTSASMPKLFLHLEKKTPVHSRSSSPIPLTPSKEGSAVFAGFEGRRTNEINEVLSWKLVPDNYPPGEQPPPPSYIYGAQHLLRLFVKLPEILGKMSFSEKNLKALLKHFDLFLRFLAEYHDDFFPESAYVAACEAHYSTKNPRAIY; encoded by the exons TTAGTGAAACTTCCATGCCAGACCAACATCATAACAATTTTGGAATCCTATGTGAAGCATTTTGCTATTAACGCAGCCTTTGCAGCCAATGAGAGGCCTCGTCACCATCATGCCATGATGCATGCGCACATGAATGTGCACTATGTCCCGGCTGAAAAGAA TGTTGATCTTTGTAAGGAGATGGTGGATGGATTACGAATTACTTTTGATTATACTCTTCCCTTGGTTTTGCTCTATCCGTATGAGCAAGCTCAATATAAAAAGGTGACGTCGTCTAAATTTTTTCTTCCTATTAAGGAAAGTTCCACCACAACTAATAG GAGCCAGGAGGAGCTGTCTCCTAGCCCACCTTTGCTGAATCCATCCACACCACAATCCACAGAGAGTCAACCACAAGCTGGTGAACCGGCGACCCCCAAGAGACGCAAAGCTGAGCCAGAAGCACTGCAGTCTCTGAGGCGGTCCACACGCCACAGCGCCAACTGTGACAGGCTGTCTGAAAGCAGTTCTTCACCTCAGCCAAAGCGCCGGCAGCAAGACACATCTGCCAGCATGCCAAAGCTGTTTCTGCACTTGGAAAAGA AAACACCTGTGCATAGCAGATCGTCTTCCCCCATTCCTCTGACTCCAAGTAAGGAAGGGAGTGCTGTATTTGCTGGCTTTGAAGGGAGAAGAACCAACGAAATAAATGAG GTCCTGTCTTGGAAACTTGTGCCTGACAATTATCCTCCAGGAGAGCAGCCACCTCCCCCTTCATACATTTATGGTGCACAGCACTTGCTTCGATTATTTG TAAAACTTCCAGAAATCCTTGGGAAGAtgtccttctctgagaagaatcTGAAGGCTTTACTGAAGCACTTTGATCTCTTTCTGAG GTTTTTAGCAGAATACCATGATGACTTCTTCCCGGAGTCAGCTTATGTCGCTGCCTGTGAGGCACATTATAGCACCAAGAACCCCAGGGCAATTTATTAA